One Candidatus Neomarinimicrobiota bacterium DNA window includes the following coding sequences:
- a CDS encoding ferredoxin family protein, whose product MTYIIAEPCIDEKDAACVDSCPVDCIHPTKDESEFESATQLYIDPDECIDCGACVDPCPVDAIFDEADLPAEWENFIQTNADYFA is encoded by the coding sequence ATGACATATATTATTGCTGAACCGTGTATCGATGAAAAGGACGCAGCGTGCGTTGATTCGTGTCCTGTCGATTGCATTCATCCAACAAAGGATGAATCGGAATTTGAAAGCGCAACTCAGCTGTACATCGATCCTGATGAATGTATTGATTGCGGAGCTTGCGTAGATCCTTGTCCCGTTGACGCAATATTTGATGAAGCAGATCTGCCGGCTGAATGGGAAAACTTCATTCAGACTAACGCAGACTATTTCGCCTAA
- the ccsA gene encoding cytochrome c biogenesis protein CcsA, translating into MDLVQSLKIALPFSYALTFYFYMKDFKGILKEQSSLPTFSLIATTLLHIVFLAMIYFSTGNLPIGNLFGALTTFVLIVSVVYLFIEYGVRDRSFGIFVLPLNLFLQIISSIFIEISATQSPLLEDLVYEIHVIAVIVSFAALSLSAIAAIMHLLLSAKIKKQELDIVYHKLPTLQFLHQVMVISIYFGFVLLAGGVSLGFFNASQVPEAGISYLDPKILSVFVTLLIYGYFILRNMQKRLSIKLSVYLSLAGFLTILFTFFVVNILMTNFHLF; encoded by the coding sequence ATGGACCTGGTTCAGTCACTAAAAATAGCACTGCCGTTTTCATACGCGCTTACTTTTTACTTCTATATGAAGGATTTCAAAGGGATCCTCAAAGAGCAATCCTCTTTGCCCACATTTTCATTAATAGCCACAACGCTATTACATATTGTTTTTTTGGCAATGATATATTTCAGTACGGGCAATCTGCCTATAGGCAATCTTTTTGGAGCTCTGACAACTTTTGTTTTAATTGTATCGGTGGTTTATCTGTTTATTGAGTATGGAGTGAGGGATAGATCATTTGGAATATTCGTGTTACCTCTAAATCTATTCTTACAAATAATATCTTCTATTTTCATAGAAATAAGCGCTACTCAATCACCACTTCTTGAAGATCTGGTTTATGAAATACATGTAATAGCCGTGATCGTTTCGTTTGCAGCTTTATCGCTCAGCGCTATCGCTGCGATAATGCATTTGCTATTATCGGCTAAGATAAAAAAGCAGGAATTGGATATTGTATATCACAAACTTCCAACTCTACAATTCTTGCATCAGGTAATGGTTATTTCAATCTACTTTGGTTTCGTTTTACTCGCCGGCGGCGTTTCGCTTGGGTTTTTCAACGCATCTCAAGTTCCGGAAGCAGGCATTTCATACTTAGACCCTAAAATACTTTCTGTCTTTGTTACGCTGCTTATTTACGGTTATTTCATACTGAGGAATATGCAAAAGAGATTAAGTATAAAATTGTCTGTTTATCTGTCGTTGGCCGGATTCCTCACAATTTTGTTCACATTTTTTGTAGTTAATATTCTAATGACAAACTTCCATTTATTTTAG
- a CDS encoding non-heme iron oxygenase ferredoxin subunit encodes MGREKVGGTSDIPNGTTLSCSLNGKKIAICNVDGEFYAIEDVCTHDGAPLDQGTLQGKIITCPRHGANFDVTTGEALSMPAVVPVKTFPLEIESDVIYVITDED; translated from the coding sequence ATGGGTCGTGAGAAAGTCGGGGGGACAAGTGATATACCGAATGGAACCACACTCTCCTGCTCTCTGAACGGGAAAAAGATAGCGATTTGCAATGTGGACGGCGAATTTTACGCGATTGAAGATGTTTGCACTCATGACGGCGCTCCACTTGATCAGGGAACTCTTCAGGGAAAAATAATCACCTGTCCGCGCCATGGAGCGAATTTTGATGTCACGACAGGGGAGGCGCTTAGTATGCCGGCAGTGGTTCCCGTGAAAACATTTCCGTTAGAAATAGAAAGCGATGTGATCTACGTTATTACCGATGAGGACTAA
- a CDS encoding thioredoxin family protein yields the protein MGFLNESDKDVIRSKFEDLKNNVKIINFTQTIECMYCSETRSLLEEVTDLSDKISLEVFNFITDEKEVKQFNIDKIPATVIMGDNDYGIRYYGIPSGYEFSSLLEDIHMISSGDSGLSQDTKDSLKALKDPMHLQVYVTPTUPHCPAAVRLAHQFAMESDLVTADMIEATEFPQLSMKYGVRGVPMTIVNEKPGITGSVPEPAFLAQALAALESNLT from the coding sequence ATGGGTTTTTTAAACGAATCGGATAAGGATGTTATCAGAAGTAAATTTGAAGACCTTAAAAACAACGTAAAGATTATTAATTTTACACAGACTATCGAGTGTATGTACTGCTCGGAAACCCGGAGTCTGCTTGAGGAGGTAACCGACCTATCTGATAAAATATCCTTGGAAGTTTTTAATTTTATAACAGACGAAAAAGAGGTCAAGCAATTCAATATCGATAAAATCCCCGCCACTGTTATTATGGGGGATAATGACTACGGTATCAGATATTACGGAATCCCATCAGGATACGAGTTTTCCAGTCTTTTGGAAGACATTCATATGATTTCTTCAGGTGATTCAGGGCTTTCTCAGGATACAAAGGATTCGTTAAAAGCTCTCAAAGACCCAATGCACTTGCAGGTTTATGTAACCCCTACATGACCCCATTGCCCGGCCGCGGTGCGGCTTGCGCATCAGTTCGCAATGGAGAGCGACCTTGTTACGGCGGATATGATTGAGGCGACCGAATTCCCTCAGCTTAGTATGAAATACGGTGTAAGAGGCGTTCCTATGACCATAGTCAATGAGAAGCCCGGCATAACAGGGTCTGTTCCCGAGCCGGCATTTCTTGCTCAGGCATTAGCCGCTTTGGAAAGCAATTTGACCTAA
- a CDS encoding cysteine desulfurase — MSSFDVEAIRNDFPILSRKIHNNKTLVYLDNAATTQKPSSVVELMNEYMYKHNGNVHRGIHQLSEKSTEAFENARIKIAEFFNAPQSEEIIFTSGTTESINLVAHSWGRKFLTKGDVVVLSEMEHHSNLVPWQLLSKDIGVELKFIALNEDSSLNLDSLRELLKSENVKIVAVSYASNVLGNVNPVKEIVEIAHSAGIPVLLDGAQAAPHFKVDLTELDCDFFACSAHKMLGPTGVGILFGKMELLTEMNPFLGGGEMILEVGLTESTYKEPPLKFEAGTPNYIEAIGFGAAVDYLTDLGMDAIHEHEVKLAKYALAELEKIGGVEIYGPSEGRSGIISFNVEGAHSHDVAQILDGEGIAVRAGHHCAQPLMKWLKVSSTSRASFYFYNTESEVDALVSAIQKVKDIFK; from the coding sequence GTGAGTAGTTTTGACGTAGAAGCCATCCGCAATGATTTTCCTATTCTCTCCCGGAAAATCCATAATAATAAGACGTTGGTCTATTTAGACAACGCAGCCACCACGCAAAAACCTTCCTCTGTTGTTGAACTGATGAATGAGTATATGTATAAACATAATGGTAATGTGCATCGCGGAATACATCAGCTGAGTGAAAAGTCCACAGAAGCGTTTGAGAATGCACGAATAAAAATAGCTGAATTTTTCAATGCTCCTCAATCTGAAGAAATAATATTTACGAGTGGAACTACGGAATCAATAAATCTTGTCGCCCATTCGTGGGGCAGAAAATTTTTGACTAAGGGAGATGTAGTAGTATTATCGGAAATGGAGCATCATAGTAACCTGGTGCCGTGGCAATTACTCTCAAAAGATATCGGCGTCGAACTAAAGTTCATTGCTTTAAATGAAGACAGTTCTCTAAATCTCGACAGTCTTCGAGAATTATTGAAATCAGAAAACGTAAAGATCGTGGCAGTGTCCTACGCTTCAAATGTCCTTGGAAATGTGAATCCGGTAAAAGAAATCGTTGAAATTGCTCATTCGGCGGGAATTCCCGTTCTCCTTGACGGAGCACAGGCGGCGCCACATTTCAAGGTAGATCTAACAGAATTGGATTGTGATTTTTTTGCCTGCTCGGCTCATAAAATGTTGGGTCCCACCGGTGTTGGAATTCTATTCGGGAAAATGGAGCTGTTGACTGAAATGAATCCGTTTCTTGGCGGGGGAGAGATGATATTGGAAGTTGGGTTGACCGAATCTACCTACAAGGAACCCCCTTTAAAATTTGAGGCGGGAACTCCCAACTACATCGAAGCGATTGGATTCGGCGCGGCTGTGGATTATCTCACTGATTTAGGAATGGACGCAATTCATGAGCATGAAGTTAAATTGGCGAAATACGCTCTTGCGGAACTTGAGAAAATAGGTGGAGTTGAGATCTACGGCCCTTCTGAGGGACGTTCGGGGATTATTTCTTTCAATGTGGAGGGCGCTCATTCGCATGATGTAGCGCAAATATTGGACGGCGAGGGAATCGCAGTCAGGGCGGGACATCACTGCGCGCAGCCTCTGATGAAATGGCTGAAAGTTAGTTCGACCAGCCGGGCGAGTTTCTATTTTTACAACACTGAATCAGAAGTTGATGCATTGGTTTCGGCGATACAAAAGGTTAAAGATATTTTCAAATGA
- a CDS encoding (Fe-S)-binding protein: protein MNPTDNVLTTFIFVAVLFASVSAFSVFMIRKIQILVSAGKQNRFSDVLKRLSGVIKFFIGQGRILNPKYIGAGIMHAVIFWGFISVGINSVHFIGRGFIDNWSLPLFGPNDFLGHLYLPFIDVFEVGVLLMVVWAAVRRVIIKPKRITLSADAALILFLIGTLMLTDLLLRGTEGTIVQTSPLGDKLSLFFAGMAADSVKNIFLISWWLHLVSLTFFVAYLPVSKHFHVITSLFNVYFRTLNYGALPMLDIENAENYGVSKIEQFSWKDLLDIYTCTECGRCQDACPAFATDKPLSPKVVNEQMREHLNDKASYIGSSVEEEWDGPSLIGGIIAEETIWACTMCKACEESCPLFIDFIDRFVGMRRHLVLEKSSFPSELNNTFKNLETHGNPWGLGASMREEWASGLEVPLMSETEEKFDVLYWVGCAGALDDANKPVSRSMVKILKEAGIKFAILGKEETCTGDAARRLGNEYLFQLLAAQNIETFEKYGVKKIITQCPHCFNTFKNEYPQLDGNYEVIHHTQFIAELLKEGKIKPKEGKELELTYHDSCYMGRHNGVYDSPRDILNSIPGVNLTEMPRSRENGFCCGAGGGRMWLEETMPKVNQNRVEEAASINADTVATGCPFCKTMIRDGINETNRSEEMKTQDIAQLIADSL from the coding sequence GTGAATCCTACCGATAACGTCCTGACCACATTTATATTCGTAGCTGTTCTCTTTGCATCAGTTAGCGCATTTTCGGTGTTTATGATAAGGAAGATTCAAATCCTCGTATCTGCCGGAAAGCAAAACAGATTCAGCGATGTTTTAAAAAGATTATCAGGCGTAATCAAGTTTTTCATCGGACAGGGCAGAATTTTGAATCCCAAATATATCGGTGCGGGAATTATGCACGCTGTGATTTTCTGGGGATTTATTTCAGTGGGAATTAATTCGGTTCACTTCATCGGCAGAGGATTTATTGATAACTGGAGTCTTCCGTTGTTCGGACCAAACGATTTTCTCGGGCATTTGTATCTGCCCTTCATTGATGTTTTTGAGGTTGGTGTATTGCTGATGGTAGTATGGGCAGCTGTAAGGCGGGTAATTATTAAACCGAAACGGATAACATTATCAGCGGATGCGGCGTTGATACTCTTCTTAATCGGCACGCTTATGCTTACAGATTTATTACTAAGGGGGACAGAGGGAACGATTGTTCAGACTTCTCCGTTGGGCGACAAATTATCTCTGTTTTTTGCCGGTATGGCTGCGGACAGCGTTAAAAACATCTTTCTGATTTCCTGGTGGCTTCATCTGGTCTCGTTAACGTTTTTCGTAGCCTATCTACCTGTTTCAAAGCATTTTCACGTGATTACATCGCTTTTTAATGTCTATTTCCGAACGCTTAATTACGGCGCTCTGCCTATGCTTGATATCGAAAACGCTGAAAACTATGGCGTATCAAAAATAGAACAATTCAGTTGGAAAGACCTGCTCGATATCTATACCTGTACCGAATGCGGGAGATGCCAGGATGCTTGCCCCGCATTCGCAACTGATAAACCCCTTTCTCCTAAGGTTGTGAATGAACAGATGAGAGAACATCTGAATGATAAGGCATCATACATAGGCAGTTCAGTTGAGGAAGAGTGGGACGGGCCAAGTCTTATTGGCGGCATCATAGCCGAAGAGACGATCTGGGCATGCACGATGTGCAAAGCGTGCGAGGAGTCGTGCCCGTTATTTATTGACTTCATTGACAGATTTGTCGGAATGAGACGACATTTGGTTCTCGAAAAGAGCAGCTTCCCCAGCGAACTTAATAACACTTTTAAAAATCTTGAGACTCACGGAAATCCATGGGGACTCGGCGCGTCAATGAGAGAAGAATGGGCAAGCGGTTTAGAAGTTCCACTGATGAGCGAAACAGAGGAAAAATTTGACGTTCTTTACTGGGTCGGATGCGCCGGCGCATTGGACGATGCGAATAAACCCGTTTCCCGGTCAATGGTTAAAATATTGAAAGAAGCAGGGATTAAATTCGCTATTCTCGGGAAAGAGGAAACTTGCACAGGCGACGCCGCTCGGCGATTAGGAAACGAGTATCTCTTCCAGCTGCTTGCTGCACAGAATATTGAGACATTCGAGAAATATGGTGTGAAAAAAATTATCACTCAGTGCCCGCACTGTTTCAATACATTTAAAAATGAATACCCTCAACTCGATGGTAATTATGAAGTTATCCATCACACGCAATTTATCGCGGAACTATTAAAAGAAGGAAAAATTAAGCCTAAAGAGGGAAAAGAGTTAGAACTCACATATCATGATTCTTGCTATATGGGAAGGCATAACGGGGTCTATGACAGTCCACGCGATATACTTAATTCCATTCCGGGAGTTAATCTCACAGAAATGCCCCGCTCGCGGGAAAACGGATTCTGCTGCGGAGCGGGCGGTGGGCGGATGTGGCTTGAGGAAACAATGCCGAAAGTAAATCAGAACCGTGTAGAAGAAGCGGCTTCTATTAATGCTGATACAGTGGCGACGGGATGCCCGTTCTGCAAGACGATGATTAGAGACGGCATCAACGAAACAAATAGATCGGAAGAGATGAAGACTCAAGATATAGCACAGTTAATAGCGGATTCCCTTTAG
- a CDS encoding SUF system NifU family Fe-S cluster assembly protein, protein MSLDDLYREVILDHYKNPKNRGELESPDLEFDGHNPLCGDTVTLHLQFDGEKITDVKFQGDGCSISQASISMMTQQIKGLNPDEIIKLAENFRSMMKGEEISDFDMGELEVLQGVKQFPARIKCALLGWDTLKQALGQIKS, encoded by the coding sequence ATGAGTTTAGATGATTTATATAGAGAAGTAATTCTCGATCATTATAAAAATCCGAAAAATCGGGGAGAACTTGAATCACCCGACCTGGAATTTGACGGTCACAATCCATTATGTGGAGATACGGTTACCTTGCATCTTCAGTTTGATGGCGAGAAAATTACGGATGTGAAGTTTCAAGGGGATGGCTGTTCAATCAGTCAAGCCTCAATATCCATGATGACTCAACAAATTAAAGGTTTAAACCCTGATGAAATTATAAAATTGGCTGAAAATTTTCGTTCAATGATGAAAGGGGAAGAAATATCAGATTTTGACATGGGCGAATTGGAAGTGTTACAGGGAGTCAAACAGTTCCCTGCGCGTATAAAATGTGCTCTCCTTGGATGGGACACTCTCAAGCAGGCATTGGGTCAGATAAAAAGCTAA
- a CDS encoding sigma 54-interacting transcriptional regulator — protein sequence MKILTIICNTVSPKEAHSPEIQKVISAADEMIKIQLDSSLYLIAVSADGDEKLKKIRAKDFQELNCRFIGHEESIQQIFRLSCGLDLKPLGSDRWFKKFENEILSGGDEAKAGPILSRLFRDVKSTLKRIIASTTIRSGVVDRISASVDLAEKIFGELHDKKALVYGTADFRNEVVDTLTDRGIQSVSSVKEFGWLSDAFKETDIFLIGKSRVAIDDINKDDLIEFLKSKSSPFLILDFGENPKSFSGLSKFGDLYYTQASSLDPVISRNLSVRKDAVRDVEKIIELAIDRFKIWTESDKWDVSKSIVARSHLMQEVFSLIDRVASSNATLLISGETGTGKELVAKAVHRSGPRANKPFVAVNCGAIPENLLESTLFGYVKGAFTGAESDRSGMFQGADGGVLFLDEIAELQLSLQVKLLRVLQDREIQPVGSYKSALVDVRVIAATNKHLFERVERGLFREDLYYRLNVVEIAVPPLRERPEDILALAEHFLKEQSRQNGGRILTLHENTAILLKNYGWPGNVRELQNVIERVAILSTSAVILPSELPNSILNPAKTDVSDNNANQPTLEDVEQDYIKEVLLKHNFNYSKAADTLGIGRTTLWRKMKKYGMDNEDRSNNN from the coding sequence ATGAAAATTTTAACAATCATTTGTAATACTGTTAGCCCCAAAGAAGCTCATTCCCCGGAAATTCAAAAAGTTATTTCAGCTGCGGACGAAATGATAAAGATTCAGCTGGATAGCTCACTATATCTGATAGCTGTATCTGCTGATGGTGATGAAAAACTTAAGAAAATCAGAGCTAAAGACTTTCAGGAATTGAATTGCAGATTTATCGGTCATGAAGAATCCATCCAACAAATATTCAGACTGAGCTGCGGTTTAGATTTAAAACCCCTCGGATCTGACAGGTGGTTCAAAAAATTTGAGAATGAAATTTTATCTGGTGGTGATGAAGCTAAAGCAGGACCGATATTATCAAGACTTTTCAGAGATGTGAAGTCAACCCTGAAACGAATCATAGCCTCTACCACTATAAGATCGGGAGTCGTTGACCGAATATCAGCGTCGGTAGATTTAGCAGAAAAAATATTTGGAGAATTACACGATAAAAAGGCTTTAGTCTATGGGACAGCTGATTTCAGAAATGAAGTAGTGGATACGCTAACCGATAGAGGAATTCAATCAGTTAGCAGTGTAAAGGAATTTGGTTGGCTGAGCGATGCTTTCAAAGAAACGGATATTTTCTTGATTGGAAAAAGCAGGGTGGCTATTGACGATATCAATAAAGACGATCTCATTGAATTCTTAAAATCAAAGTCTTCGCCATTTCTTATTTTAGATTTCGGGGAGAACCCAAAGTCATTTTCAGGACTGAGCAAATTTGGCGATCTGTATTACACACAAGCAAGTTCATTAGATCCGGTTATATCGAGAAATTTATCTGTTAGAAAAGATGCCGTTAGAGATGTGGAAAAAATAATTGAATTAGCGATTGACCGGTTTAAGATATGGACTGAATCGGATAAATGGGACGTCTCCAAAAGTATCGTAGCCCGTTCGCATTTGATGCAGGAAGTATTCAGTCTCATAGATCGTGTGGCTTCCTCAAACGCCACACTGCTTATCAGCGGAGAAACGGGCACCGGAAAAGAGCTTGTAGCAAAGGCCGTACACCGTTCGGGTCCGAGAGCGAACAAACCTTTTGTGGCCGTCAACTGTGGAGCGATACCGGAAAATTTATTGGAAAGTACACTTTTCGGATATGTCAAAGGCGCATTTACGGGAGCAGAGTCTGATAGATCAGGGATGTTTCAAGGCGCTGATGGAGGAGTATTATTCCTTGATGAAATCGCAGAGCTCCAGCTCTCATTACAGGTAAAGCTATTGCGAGTTCTTCAGGACCGAGAAATACAACCGGTAGGAAGCTATAAATCCGCATTAGTGGACGTTCGGGTTATCGCAGCCACCAATAAACATCTTTTTGAAAGGGTGGAACGAGGATTATTTCGGGAGGATTTATATTATCGCCTGAATGTTGTGGAAATCGCCGTTCCACCATTGAGAGAAAGACCTGAAGACATCCTTGCATTAGCGGAGCATTTTCTAAAAGAACAATCACGGCAAAACGGTGGGAGAATACTGACTCTTCATGAAAATACAGCTATATTGCTTAAGAATTACGGATGGCCGGGAAATGTTCGCGAGCTGCAAAATGTGATAGAGAGAGTTGCTATTCTCAGCACGTCGGCAGTTATTCTTCCGTCAGAACTTCCGAATTCTATTCTTAATCCTGCCAAAACAGATGTATCTGATAATAATGCCAATCAGCCTACATTGGAAGATGTAGAGCAGGACTACATAAAGGAAGTATTGCTGAAACACAATTTTAATTACTCCAAAGCGGCGGATACTCTTGGAATCGGGAGAACGACTCTCTGGCGAAAAATGAAGAAGTACGGAATGGATAACGAGGACAGAAGCAATAATAATTAA
- a CDS encoding class II fructose-bisphosphate aldolase, with protein MIYKNVMEIKESIKDIVDLGDDLTPKVLDESKLKSGILSNLIETAVFHEEASSKDVCQVLIRSIAKDLGAYPASIQDLYEAMGRGEVSGFTVPAINVRGMSFDVASSIFKAAMNLNVGPFLFEIARSEIGYTDQRPSEFSASICAAAVATGYKGPVLIQGDHFQVKASAYNEDREAELNEVKKIILEAIDANFYNIDIDTSTLVDLSRDGIGEQQRDNYENCALLTEFIREREPYNVVVSVGGEIGEVGKKNSTPEELEAFMNGYNECLTAGLTGISKISVQTGTSHGGVVLPDGSIAEVSLDLDTLGVLSQTARDKYGMCGAVQHGASTLPDDVFNKFPEIGCGEIHLATGFQNLIYDHPDFPADLRQAIYAHLAEANADERKEDWTDDQFYYSTRKKGFGPFKKEFWGIDSGVKESILSDLQDKYEFLFKKLGVENTREKTDKYFKQV; from the coding sequence ATGATTTATAAAAACGTAATGGAAATAAAAGAATCCATAAAAGATATTGTGGATTTAGGAGATGATCTTACTCCGAAAGTGTTAGATGAAAGCAAATTGAAATCCGGTATATTGAGCAATCTTATCGAAACGGCGGTATTTCACGAGGAAGCTTCCTCTAAAGATGTATGCCAGGTGTTGATTCGGTCAATTGCCAAAGATTTAGGCGCATATCCCGCTTCAATTCAGGATTTGTACGAAGCAATGGGACGTGGAGAAGTAAGCGGTTTTACCGTACCTGCCATAAATGTTCGTGGGATGAGCTTTGATGTGGCTTCATCAATATTCAAAGCTGCAATGAATTTGAATGTCGGACCGTTTCTATTCGAGATAGCGCGCTCGGAAATTGGATATACCGATCAACGTCCGTCAGAATTTTCGGCTTCCATTTGCGCGGCGGCTGTCGCCACCGGATATAAGGGACCGGTATTGATTCAAGGCGACCATTTCCAGGTCAAGGCGAGTGCGTACAATGAAGACCGTGAAGCGGAACTCAACGAAGTGAAAAAAATCATATTGGAAGCGATTGACGCGAATTTCTACAATATAGACATAGACACATCCACTCTCGTTGATTTAAGCCGTGACGGAATTGGAGAACAGCAGAGAGATAATTATGAAAATTGTGCTCTGCTTACAGAATTTATTAGAGAGCGTGAACCCTATAATGTTGTGGTTTCAGTTGGTGGAGAGATAGGGGAGGTGGGTAAAAAGAACAGCACGCCCGAGGAATTGGAAGCGTTTATGAATGGCTATAACGAATGCCTTACGGCGGGTCTTACAGGCATAAGCAAGATAAGCGTTCAGACCGGAACGTCGCACGGGGGAGTAGTTCTTCCTGATGGGAGCATCGCGGAAGTCAGTCTTGACCTTGACACGCTGGGAGTGCTATCGCAAACAGCCCGGGACAAATATGGGATGTGCGGGGCTGTTCAACATGGCGCTTCAACACTGCCCGATGACGTATTCAATAAATTTCCTGAGATAGGATGCGGCGAGATTCATCTGGCTACCGGATTCCAAAATCTGATTTACGATCATCCTGATTTTCCTGCCGACCTGCGTCAAGCAATCTATGCTCACTTAGCGGAAGCGAACGCAGATGAGCGGAAGGAAGATTGGACAGATGACCAATTTTATTATAGTACTCGGAAGAAAGGATTCGGACCATTTAAGAAAGAATTTTGGGGAATTGATTCCGGAGTGAAGGAAAGTATCCTGTCAGATTTACAGGATAAGTATGAATTTCTTTTTAAGAAACTTGGTGTTGAAAACACTCGCGAAAAAACGGATAAGTATTTCAAGCAGGTTTAG
- the rsgA gene encoding ribosome small subunit-dependent GTPase A → MITLNDIGWNEFFEEQYERLDIKSVSVGRVINGQKSQYRVIAEGGEIYLKVPGRMLRNSDLSGVLPVVGDWVVYDPVPGEDKGTISSILPRFNSISRKVTGKKSDRQIIAANIDIMFIVSSFDSDFSINRLERYVTIAKSNNTEPIIILNKADLVEDVENYLEKVNQSLSGITLLTMSALEHIGVDSIFENIGKGKTAIMFGSSGVGKSTLINELLGEKKQKVEEVRAGDDKGRHTTSSRDLFLLSNGGMIIDNPGMREIQLWLDENELSLSFTDIEELSAECRYANCQHSKEPSCAVKEAIIEGKLTQRRLDSYHKIKKELKQLSNRSDISAKRAEERKLYKMYKQPHGQKKHRK, encoded by the coding sequence ATGATAACGCTTAATGATATTGGCTGGAACGAATTTTTTGAGGAACAATATGAACGGCTGGATATTAAGTCGGTTTCTGTTGGAAGAGTGATTAACGGGCAGAAGAGCCAATATAGGGTAATTGCTGAAGGTGGAGAGATATATCTGAAAGTGCCGGGAAGGATGTTACGAAACTCAGATTTGTCAGGTGTCCTGCCTGTTGTGGGGGATTGGGTTGTGTACGATCCTGTGCCGGGGGAGGATAAAGGCACAATCAGTTCGATCCTGCCACGTTTTAACAGCATCAGCCGGAAAGTTACCGGAAAGAAATCAGACAGGCAGATCATTGCGGCTAATATAGACATTATGTTCATCGTATCTTCATTCGACAGCGATTTCAGTATCAATAGATTAGAGCGGTACGTCACAATTGCGAAGAGTAATAACACGGAGCCGATTATCATTCTAAATAAGGCGGATTTAGTCGAGGATGTTGAAAATTATTTAGAGAAGGTGAATCAATCTCTGTCAGGTATCACGCTGTTGACGATGAGCGCATTGGAACATATCGGAGTGGATTCCATTTTTGAGAACATAGGAAAGGGGAAGACCGCTATTATGTTTGGTTCATCCGGAGTAGGCAAGTCCACGCTCATAAATGAGCTTTTGGGCGAAAAAAAGCAGAAAGTCGAAGAAGTCAGAGCAGGCGATGACAAAGGAAGACATACGACCTCGTCTCGAGATCTCTTCTTACTCTCCAATGGCGGAATGATTATAGACAATCCGGGGATGCGAGAGATACAGCTCTGGTTGGATGAAAATGAGCTGTCGCTTTCTTTCACGGACATTGAAGAACTGTCCGCAGAATGCCGCTATGCCAATTGCCAGCACAGTAAAGAGCCATCGTGCGCGGTAAAAGAGGCGATAATAGAAGGAAAATTGACCCAGCGGCGCCTGGACAGTTATCATAAGATAAAAAAGGAGTTGAAGCAATTGTCAAACCGTTCCGATATAAGCGCCAAGAGAGCCGAGGAACGGAAGCTGTATAAAATGTATAAACAGCCCCATGGTCAGAAAAAACATAGAAAATAG
- a CDS encoding carboxypeptidase-like regulatory domain-containing protein: MKHFLIGLMFVFILITTFSALLAGTSGAIQGIILDVETQKPLQSVNIILVGTKMGAVSKEDGTFRIDNLSSGSYGLNASIIGYDKGYKLDVNVVPNIGAWRSDFVLHRSAGSSCNR, encoded by the coding sequence ATGAAACATTTTTTAATCGGACTCATGTTCGTTTTCATACTTATAACGACTTTCAGTGCATTGCTGGCCGGCACTTCCGGGGCTATTCAAGGAATAATCTTAGATGTTGAGACGCAAAAACCTCTTCAATCTGTAAATATTATTCTTGTAGGAACGAAAATGGGCGCAGTTTCAAAAGAAGACGGAACCTTTCGTATAGACAATCTATCATCAGGCAGCTACGGACTTAACGCATCAATAATCGGGTATGATAAAGGATATAAACTGGACGTAAATGTTGTTCCGAATATTGGCGCTTGGAGATCAGATTTTGTATTACACCGGAGCGCCGGATCATCTTGTAATAGGTAA